A stretch of the Lolium perenne isolate Kyuss_39 unplaced genomic scaffold, Kyuss_2.0 unplaced39, whole genome shotgun sequence genome encodes the following:
- the LOC127321342 gene encoding F-box protein SKIP23-like, giving the protein MAAPEDPDWSTLPEELLECIGNMLQSRREAVKFRSICPTWRAALPFAKYIAPVLMLPFGPESLDGAVTFYTVADGGATTFTRNLPLLHGKKLCGSSRGWLALVDEAASVTLLNPLTGTTIELPPAVERVVGASFRLLVVTSNGSERIKLLLENGQYIFLKLDEMKKRAFRQIVLSSSSPASGDCVAMAALADSGTVAFCRVGVDGAWTLLNANLPGGPITSIIHIGGTRFLAICDRGTGRPGAISICDVGGAVPTATRVKPLYGPPKHTAWPCNYLEVNGELYVVVTVAQVSAPLSSHVYKCNVVAAKPSWTKVKNTHGLILFMSTNFTVGYGGGPSISAALERNSIYSAKPDPCRDQFRVQAGLSAGFSPIIGLPCAWAKDL; this is encoded by the exons ATGGCGGCGCCGGAGGATCCAGACTGGAGCACTCTTCCGGAGGAGCTCCTGGAGTGCATCGGTAATATGCTCCAATCGCGTCGGGAAGCCGTCAAGTTCCGTTCGATCTGCCCCACCTGGCGCGCGGCGCTTCCCTTCGCCAAGTACATCGCGCCAGTGCTCATGCTGCCGTTTGGCCCCGAGTCACTGGACGGCGCCGTCACCTTCTACACTGTCGCGGACGGAGGCGCAACAACCTTCACGAGGAACCTTCCGTTGCTGCACGGCAAGAAGCTGTGCGGCTCATCgcgtgggtggctcgccctcgtcGACGAGGCCGCGTCAGTGACACTTCTCAACCCGCTCACCGGCACCACCATCGAGCTCCCGCCGGCGGTCGAGCGCGTCGTGGGTGCCTCTTTTAGGCTCCTGGTGGTGACGTCCAATGGGAGCGAGCGGATAAAGCTTCTTTTGGAAAACGGCCAATACATCTTCCTCAAGCTGGACGAGATGAAGAAGAGGGCCTTCCGCCAGATCGTGCTGTCTTCGTCATCGCCAGCCTCGGGTGACTGCGTGGCCATGGCAGCTCTCGCTGACTCGGGAACCGTCGCGTTCTGCCGTGTCGGTGTCGACGGAGCGTGGACGCTTCTCAACGCCAACCTGCCAGGGGGCCCCATCACCTCCATCATTCACATCGGCGGAACCAGGTTCCTGGCTATCTGCGACCGCGGAACCGGAAGGCCCGGAGCGATCTCCATCTGCGATGTTGGCGGTGCAGTTCCCACAGCGACGCGGGTTAAGCCATTGTATGGACCTCCCAAACATACGGCATGGCCCTGCAACTATCTGGAAGTGAATGGCGAGCTGTACGTCGTGGTCACCGTCGCGCAGGTCTCGGCCCCCCTCAGTAGCCATGTCTACAAGTGCAATGTCGTGGCTGCGAAGCCGAGCTGGACCAAGGTAAAGAACACCCACGGTCTAATACTTTTCATGTCGACTAATTTCACGGTGGGCTACGGCGGAGGACCAAGCATCTCGGCCGCATTGGAGAGGAATTCCATCTACAGCGCTAAACCTGATCCCTGCCGTGACCA ATTCAGGGTTCAGGCCGGATTGTCTGCTGGATTCAGCCCAATCATTGGGCTACCGTGCGcctgggcgaaggacctttag